The genomic stretch TGCCCTCGCTCGGAGTCCTCCACTGTGCCGCCCACCTCCAGCAGATAGCCATCGGGCAGCTTGGCGCGGATGTCCTGCAAGGTCGGCAGAATCTGCTTCACCAGCGTCGCCGGCTGCTCCTGGTCGTAGATATCGGCACGCACGGTCACCGTCGGCAAGCGGTTGCGGTGCCAGATGATGCCTTCTTCAAAGCCGTACTCCAGGGTCGCCACCTGCGACAGCGCCACGCTTTGGCCATTGTCGGTAGGCAACGCCAGGCTACCCAGGTTGCCCAGGTCACTGCGCTCCTGGAGGGTGCCGCGCAGCAGGATCTCGATCAGCTCATTGTCCTCGCGGTACTGGCTGACCGTGGTGCCGATCAGCGAGCTTTGCAGGAAGCTCGCCAGGTGCGCGGTGCTCACACCCAGCGCCCGGGCGCGGTCCTGGTCGATTTCGAGGAACACCGCCTTGCTGGGTTCCTCCCAGTCCAGGTGCACGTTCACCACATGCGGGTTCTCGCGCACTTTGTCAGCCACTTCACGGGCCAGTGCACGGGCCTTCTCGATATGCTCGCCAGTGACCCGGAACTGCACCGGGTAGCCCACGGGCGGGCCATTCTCCAGGCGCGTGACCCGGGCACGCAGGTCGGGGAACTGCTGGTCCACAGTGCTGATCAGCCAACTGCGCAGGCGCTCGCGGTCCTCCATAGACTTGGCCAGCACCACGAACTGGGCAAAGCTGGCTGCCGGCAGTTGCTGGTCCAGCGGCAGGTAGAAGCGCGGCGAACCGGTGCCCACATAGGCCACGTAGTTGTCGATACCGTCCTGCTGCTTGAGCAGCGCCTCCAGCTGCTTGACCCGCTTGGCGGTATTGGCCAGCGAGGCGCCTTCGGCCAGCTTCAGGTCAACCATCAACTCCGGACGCCCGGAGGCCGGGAAGAACTGTTGGGGCACGAAGCGGAACAGCAGGATGCTGCCGATAAAGGCGGCAACGGTCAGCAGGATCACCGTCTTGCGCCGCCGTACGCACCACTCCACCAGCCGTCGCACACGCTGGTAGAACGGGGTGGCGTAGGGGTCTGGCGCATGGCCGTCCTTGCCATGGCGTGCGGCATGCAGCTTGGCCAGGTCGGGTAGCAGGCGCTCGCCCAGGTAAGGCACGAACACCACAGCCACCACCCACGAGGTCAGCAGAGCGATGGTCACCACCTGGAAGATCGACCGGGTGTATTCGCCCGTGCTGGAGGCTGCGGTGGCAATCGGCAGAAAGCCTGCTGCCGTGATCAGCGTACCGGTGAGCATCGGGAAGGCCGTACTTGTCCAGGCATAGCTTGCTGCCTTGAGGCGGTCGTAGCCCTGCTCCATCTTGATCGCCATCATCTCCACGGCAATGATCGCGTCGTCCACCAGCAAGCCAAGGGCCAGCACCAGTGCGCCGAGGGAAATCTTGTGCAGGCCGATGCCGAAGTAATGCATGGCGGCAAAGGTCATGGCCAGCACCAGCGGAATGGCCAGCGCAACCACCAGGCCAGTGCGCAGACCCAGCGAGAAGAAGCTCACCAGCAGCACAATGACCAGCGCCTCGACCAGCACCTGGACGAATTCCCCCACGCCAGCCTTCACCGCCGCCGGTTGATCCGAAACCTTGCGCAGCTCCATGCCGGCCGGCAGGCTGTGCGCCAGGCGCTCGAACTCGCCTTCCAGGGCCTTGCCCAGAACAAGGATATCGCCACCGTCTTTCATCGACACTGCCAGGCCAATGGCATCCTCGCCCATGAAGCGCATGCGTGGTGCGGGTGGGTCGTTGAAGCCACGGTGCACCTCGGCGACATCGCCAATCCTGAAGGTGCGATCACCCACGCGAATGGGGAACTGACGGATCTGCTCGACGCTGTCGAAACGCCCGCTCACCCGCAGATGCAGGCGCTCGCTGGGCGTCTCGAAGAAACCGGCGGTGCTCACCGCGTTCTGCTCTTGCAACGCCTTCTGTACGGCTTCCAGCGGCACGCCGAGGGTGGCCAGCTTGAGGTTGGACAGCTCGATCCAGACTTTCTCGTCCTGCAGGCCGATCAGCTCGACCTTGCCCACATCCTTGACCCGCTGCAGCTGGATCTGGATACGGTCGGCGTAGTCCTTGAGCACCGCATAGTCAAAGCCTTCGCCAGTCAGCGCATAGATATTGCCGAAGGTGGTGCCGAACTCGTCGTTGAAGAACGGGCCCTGGATCTCCGGCGGTAAGGTGTGGCGAATGTCCGCAACCTTCTTGCGGATCTGGTACCACAACTGGGGGATGTCCTTGGAATGCAGCGAGTCGCGGGCCATGAAGGTGACCTGCGATTCGCCGGGGCGGGAGAATGAGACAATCCTCTCGTACTCACCGGTTTCCATCAGCTTCTTCTCGATGCGCTCGGTCACCTGCCGCGCCACTTCTTCGGCGCTGGCGCCCGGCCACAGGGTGCGGATGACCATGGCCTTGAAGGTGAATGGCGGGTCCTCGCTCTGGCCAAGCTTGGTGTACGACATGGCGCCAATGGCGGCCAGCAGGATCATCAGGAACAGGACGATCTGGCGGTTGCGCAGCGCCCAGGCAGAAAGGTTGAAACCCATCGGGACTTACTCCTTGGCCGCCAGGTTCACTACACGGTTGCTGCGGTCCACAGGGCGTACCTCCTGGCCCTCGCGCAGTACATGGCCACCAGCGGCAACCACCCAGTCACCCGGGTCCAGGCCTTCGAGTACCGGCACACTGTCGCTGCCATACGCCCCCAGCCGCACCGTCGCCCGCTCCAGGCGGCTTTCCTTGTTCACCCGCCAGACATAGGCCTGACCGTTTTCCGAAGTCACTGCCGACAGCGGTACCGACAGCGGGATCAGCCCATCCTTGGCGATAAACACCCGGGCGCTCTGGCCCAGCTCAGCCGGAACGGCGGCCGTGGTAAAGGCGACGCGCGCCGCGAACGTGCGCGAACGCGGGTCGGCAGCCGGTGACAGCTCGCGAATGCGCCCCTGGAAACGCGCCTGCGGGTGCGACCAAAGCTCCACGCTCACCGGTTGGCCCACAGCGAAGCGAGCGAACTGCTGCTCCGGCAGGCCGATGGCCACTTCTCGCTCGCCATCGGCGGCGAGGGTAAACACGGTCTGCCCGGCGGCGACCACCTGGCCCACTTCAACCTGGCGCTTGGCGATCACCCCGGCCTGCGGCGCACGCAGCACGGCATATTCGGCCTGGTTGCCAGCCACATCGAACTCGGCCTTGGCCTGCTTCAGACGGGCAAGGCCTGCGCGGTAGAGGTTTTCGGCATTGTCGTACAGGGAATGGCTGACCATCTGCCGTTCCAGCAGCTTCTGGTAGCGGTCGCGCTCGGCGCGCACCAATGCCAGGTTGGCCTCGGCAGCCGCCAGCTGGGCGCGATTGGCTTCAAGTTGCAGGCGCACGTCCTGCGGGTCCAGCTCGGCCAGCGGCTGGTCGGCCTTGACCCGCTGCCCCTCCTCCACCAGGCGCTTGCTGACCTTGCCGCCAATGCGGAAGGCCAGCTCCGGCTCGAAGCGCGCGCGCACTTCGCCGGGGTAACTGTCGGCAGCGGCTTCGGCCGGCTGCGGCTGCACCACCAGCGCCGGGCGCGGCGCAGCGGGTGGGGCGGCTTCCTGGCCACATGCCGCCAGAAGCAGGGCAGCAGCGGCGGGCAGAGCGATGGACAAGGCATGGCGCAACATGATGAATCCTTTCGCGGAGTGCACATTTAATATTTGTACTGACGGGTATATTAAATCAGCGCAACGATGCCGGGAAGGGTGTGCGCGGGTTTTTCAAGCGTGCGGTGAGCAGGTAATGCAGCCTGGCTTTCGCCGGATGGCGCCTGACCCGTTAAGATGGTGATCCTTCAACCAGATGCAGACCACAATGTCCAACGACGCACCCATCGGCCCGGGCCGGCCCAAGGACCTGGCCAAGCGCGAGGCAATTCTCGAAGCGGCCAAGACGCTGTTCCTCAGCCTTGGCTACGCCAACACCAGCATGGATGCGGTCGCTGCGGCGGCAGGTGTTTCAAAGCTCACTGTGTACAGCCACTTCACCGACAAGCAGACCCTGTTCTGCTCGGCGGTCATGGCCACCTGCCAGATCCAGTTGCCTGACCTGCTGTTCGAGTATCCCGAGGGGGTACCGGTGGAAGAAGTGCTGCTGACCATTGCCCGCAACTTCCAGGCGCTTATCAGCAGTGACGAAGCGATCAAGCTCAGCCGCCTGATCATGGCCCAGGGCAGCCTGGACCCGAGTTTTGGCGAGTACTTCTACGAAGCCGGGCCCAAGCGCGTGCTCGCTGGCATGGAAGCGCTACTGCGCGGGGCACATGAGCGCGGGCTGCTGCGCATCGACAACCCCTTGAGGGCGGCGGAGCACTTCTTCTGTCTGGTCAAAGGGGCACCGGATTACCGGTTGCTGCTGGGTTGCGCGGGGCCGCTGGAAGGCGATGAAGCCGAGGCGCATGTGCGCGAGGTGGTGGGGGTGTTCTTGCGGGCGTTCCAGCCCTGAAAACACTATCATCAGGCATGCGCAATCCCCTGGAGCGGCCTTGTGTCGCGATAGGGCCGCAAAGCGGGCCCGACAATACTCGCGACATCATGGAATCCCGGGGCTGCCTTGCAGCCCTGTCACGATAGAAGGCCACTCCTCCTTGGAGCAGGTACAGCCAATCAGCTAGGGCTGTCCCTAAATAGGTCCGTCAAACCAATAATCATACCTAGCATTTTTACCAGTATACGATGCGCCACTCATCCAGCATGCTTATATCAACCTTGCGCATGAGTACATTCGCCATGACATCAGAAAAGCTACAGCTTTTTTATAAAGGCAGCAACATTGCCACGATGCACACTCACGATTATCACCGTGCAGTTATCAGCGGCAGCGGCCAAAATCTATGCGAAATATCAAGCCAAAATCCACAAGTACGTTTATTGGCTACCGACGCGCAAAACTCAACCGTCTGCATTGCGTCTAAAAGCCTTAGCCCAATCGCTTACAGTCCATATGGCCAAGACAGTTTGGCAGCAGGTAGCCTGGCACTACCCCGATTTACGGGACAATGGTGGTTACCCACGGCGATCGGCTACATGCTGGGAAGCGGTTACCGAGTTTTCAATCCAGCGTTGATGCGCTTTTTCAGTCCAGACAACTTATCCCCCTTTGAAAAAGGGGGAATAAATGCCTATACATACTGTGAAAGTGAGCCAATAAACAATATCGATCCTTCGGGTCACTTTCTGATGCGAACCTTAAAAAGATTAAAGGGAATCCACAGAAGTCAGCTGTATTCCAAACTAAACAGAATGGAGGCCCAACGCAACAGCGGGAAACCGCTTAGCAAGGAAAACAGTTTCGGAAGAAGAAAATATCGTGAACTTAAAAAATTAGCCGATAGAGACCTGGCTGACTCTAAAAAACGTTTAGAACATATCGAGAACATACAGAAAGAAGTAGACAAAGAGATACTCGCCAACCCCAGCGCATATAATGAAAAGGTAATATGGAAAGCCAACGCCACAATAAGTGCTGCATTCGAAGCACCAGCAGTAGCACATGCCGACGATTTAGCTACGCAGGAACTGCTCAGTGAAATGGCAGTTGGATTATACAAGGGTAAGACGCGCTACTATCTACCACCCTCCACCCCTACATCCATAAGGCAGCCCAAAGCTACGCCATAGATACGTGCACTGAGAAAATTTTTTTCAACTCAGTGCAACATTCCCCTGCAAAAACACTATCCCTTCAAAGCCTTCTTCGGATAGATGTCATACCGGCTCGACTTGCCTTCCAGGCTATGGCTGGGCTTCGGCCCGTCGATGATTGGCGCCTTGCGCGGCCGCTTAACCACCACCCGGTGGCTGGCCAGTGCCAGGGCGGCTTCGAGCAGGGCCGGTGCATCCAGGTCATCGCCCACCAAGGGCCGGAACACGCGCATTTCCTTTTTCACCAGGGCGCTCTTGTCGCGGTGTGGGAACATCGGGTCGAGGTAGATCACCTGCGGCGCCTCCCCTTCCCAGGCGCGCATGCGCTCGATGGCGTTGCCGGTCAGCAGGCGCATGCGCCCGACAATCGGGCCCACTTCTTCGTCCGCTCGCGCCCGCGCCAGGCCGTCCTCCAACAGCGCGGCAATCAGCGGCTGGCGCTCGATCAGGGTCATCTGGCAGCCAAGGCTGGCCAGCACGAACGCGTCCTTGCCCAGCCCCGCCGTGGCATCCAGCACCTGCGGCCGGATACCTTGGGCAATGCCCACAGCCTTGGCGATCATCTGCCCGTTGCCACCGCCAAACTGGCGGCGATGCGCAGCCTGGCCTTCGACGAAGTCCACACGCACCGGCCCGGGCGCCTGCGGGCCCAGTTGCTGAATCTGCAAGCCGTCGGCGCCCACCTGCACCGCGAAGGCGGCGGTATCGTCCTGCAGCGGCAGGCCCAGGCGTTCAGCCCACGCCCTGGCCTGTTGCGCATACTCAGCTGCCATTGCCTCGACCCTGATACCCGTGCCTTGCTCTTCCATCGTTCACACCCGAAAAATCAAACCAAGCCCTTAATGAATCGGCAGCCACGGCCGATACAGGCAATATCCCGCTATTCTGCCAGAGCACAGCGCGCACGACTGCCATGTCAGATACTCTTCCCATCGGCTTGACCTATTTGTCGCCTGTCGGCAACTACAGTCAGCACAACACCCAGGCACTCGGGGGCGTCAGCCACCTGTGGCAGGATTTCTTTGCCCGGGCGATGGCCGAGCAGCAGGAAGAGCCCGTAGACGGCGTCAGCCAGTCGTTCGTGCAGTACGACCAGGACAGCGGTGAACCCATCGGCGGCGCCCGTGCACTGGCGTTGATTGACGCCCAGCGCGCCTGCCCGGTGCAAGACACCGTGGTGGCACCGCCCGAGCCGCTGTTCCTGCCCAAGGCCGAGCTCGAGGCCAAGCTGCTACCACCCGCGCCCGAGCCGTTCAGTGCCATTGAACTGATCGAGCAGCAGCGCCAGCTCGACATCAACAACAGCTGGCTGCGTCCGGTGGTAATGAGCCAGGGCCAGCCCATTGCCGAGCCCGGCCCTGCCCCCACGCCACGGTCACTATTCCTGCCCATTGCCGAGTTCGAGACGAACCTGCTGGACCCGGCGCCCGAACCGTTCGACGACGCCACCCTGGCCAAGCAGCAAAATGACCTGGAGTTCGACATCCACTGGGCGCGCCCAGTGGTGCTGAACAACGTGCGCGCGTACGCCTGAGGCTAACGACAGATCTGCCAGCGCCCCATGTCCACGTGAAAGTGGTTGCGGTGCGCAGCGTTGTAATCCGGCCCCAGTACCGTGCTGAAGCTCTCGCAAGCCACCCGCTGCACCCGACGCAGGAATTCGGCCTTCTGCCCACCCGCCTGCCAGTCACGCGCCAGCACGATCCGCTGGCCGTCCTGTAGACGGAAACCGCTGATGTCCAGCGCATTGGCCGTGGCGTGCTGGCTCAAACGGCCCTGCTTACGGTGGTAGACATTGCGGCAGGCAAAGCTGCCCAGGTGATCCACCTGCGTCACCGGTTGCCCAAACACCTCCTGCGCCGCCGGCTGCAAGCCATGGTTCTCGAACAGTGCATAGGCCACCGCCAGCGGGCAACTGGCCAGAAAACTGCTGCTCAACCGCGCCTGGCCGCCCTCGATGCGCCATACGTTCTGCAGCGGGCAGTTGGCCGAGGCCGGGCTGTCGGCTTGTGCCCGGTAACGCAGGTGGCTGGTTTCCAGCGCCTGCCGGCACAGCGCTGGGTCATCGCGCAAGCGTGACAGTTTGTAGGGGGTCAGCAGGTTGGGCGGTTGGCGCACGTCCAGCGGCGCCCAGGGGTTCCACAGGGCAGGCAGGCGCCAGCCAAAGTACCAGGCCAGGCCGGCCACCGTCAGCAGGCCGACCAGTAGCGCCAGCAATGCCCGCATCAGCGGCGGAACAGGTCGTTCAGCTGGGCAAACGGCATTGCCTGCTCACCATAGCCGAACGTGCCCTCTTCGCGAATTTCCAACGCGGCTCGGTGAAAGGCCCCGAGTGCAGCACGGGCCAGCGAGGAGCCGACGCTGATGCGACGCACGCCCAGGTCCTGCAACTGGTTGACGTTGAGCGGCACGCCCGCCGTGCCCATCAGCACATTCACAGGGCGCGGTGCGACTGCCTGCACCACGGCACGGACTTCCTCCACGGTACGCAGCCCCGGGGCGTAGAGCACGTCTGCACCGGCTTCGGCATAGGCTTGCAGGCGCAAGATGGTGTCGTCGAGGTCCATGCGCCCGTGTAGCAGGTTTTCTGCCCGGGCACACAAGGTGAACGGGAACGGCAGGCTTCGCGCAGCCTGCACGGCGGCGCGCACCCGCTCCACGGCCAGCCCGAAGTCATAGATGGGCGCATCACTGCGGCCACTGGCATCTTCGATGGAGCCGCCCACCAGGCCGACTTCGGCGGCACGCAGAATGGTCTGGGCACAGTCTTCGGGCAAATCGCCAAAGCCGTTTTCCAGATCGGCGGCCACCGGCAGCGCGGTGGCATCGACGATCTCGCCGGCATTGTCCAGTGTATCGTCCAGGCTCAAGGCGCCTTCGGCGTCTGGCCGGCCCAGGCTGAAGGCCAAGCCGGCACTGGTGGTAGCCAGTGCCTCGAAACCCAGGCTGGCGAGCAACTTGGCGGAGCCGGCATCCCACGGGTTGGGGATAACGAACGCGCCCTCGCGCTCGTGTAACGCCTTGAAGGCCTCAGCTCGCAGGGTTTGCACATCCATGGTTCAACCTCCGGCAGTCAGGGAAAGGTCAGAGTAATCCCAATTGTTCGACCTCAGGGGCGCGCGGCAATTCCGGCAAAGGTGCCAGGCCAGGCAGGCGCGCCATCAGGCGCTGATGGAAACGCTGGGCCAGCGCCGCAGCCAGGCGATTGTCCGAGGTGTGCAGGAAGATATAGGGATTGCGGCCTTCTTCAATCCAGGCGGCGACCTTTTCTACCCAAGGGCTAAGGAAGGCCTGATTGGCCTCCAGTTCCGGATGGCCGATGAAGCGAACCTGCGGATGCTGGCTGAAGGCTGCCGGACGGGGTGGTACCTTGGGCTTCTTCGACTGCGCATGCAGCACGGCAGGGTCGCGCGAGGTGCAACTGAACAACGCACGGGGGTCGAGGCAGATGCGCTCTACGCCGCGTTCGTGCAGCAGGCGATTGAGCAGGCGTTCTTCCTCACCCTTGGCAAAAAAGGCCTGGTTGCGCACTTCCACAGCCACCGGCACGGCGATCTGATCGAGGAAGTGACAGAGCTCACCCAGGCGCGCCGGGCCGAACTGGGCCGGCAACTGCAGCCAGTAGGGTGATACGCGCTGGCCCAGCGGGGCCATCAGCCGGGTGAAGTCGAAGGCAGGCTCAAGCTGGTCACGCAGGTCGCCCTCATGGCTGACATCCCGCGGAAACTTGGCAGTGAAGCGAAAGTGCTCGGGCATGACTTGCGCCCAGCGGGCAATGGTCCCGGGCGCGGGACGTGCATAGAAAGTGGTGTTGCCTTCGACGGCGTTGAAGACCTGACTGTAGAAGCCAAGCATTTGATTACTGTTAGCGTCAGCGGGGTACAGGTAGTCTCGCCAGGCGTTTTCGCTCCACGACGGGCAACCGAGAAAGTAAGGCAGTGGTGACGGATTCATCCATCAAATGTACAGGTCGAGCCCCAGTACTTCCATGTCCCAGTCGGTAAAACCGGCAGTGCTCAGGTAGCTGGCCAGTGCGGTGGCGGTACGGCGGTCACGGGCACGAGGGAAAACCATGTCCTGCTGCCGGGCTGGCAGTCCACCACCAGGGCGGCGGGCAGTGGTTTCCTGCGGGGCGGCTTCTGCCTCCTCGATTACCTCGGCATCGTCGATGGCCTGGTCACGCACCGCTGCTTTGCGCGAGGCGCGCTTGAGCGGGTAGGACTGCGATGAGAAACCGTCGATACGCATGGCATGAGCACTCAGGACCAATGATGGCAATTTAGCAGCATCAGGGTTCCGTCGCTAATGCTTGAGTGATAACTGGACCACAGATCGCGAAAAAGGTTTTAGCGTGTTCGGCGATAACCGACGAACAGCACTCAGTGCTTCTTGGGCGTGGCTACATTATCGCGCAGATAAACCGGCTGCGCCTGCTCGGCGACGATTGCCTCGCCGCGCGCCCAGGCGAAGGTGGCCAGGCTGAGGACGTCCAGGGCATTGGGCAAGGCGCCAGGGTTGCTCGCGGCCACCTGAACCGCCAAGCGCTCGGCATAGCCCCATCCGGTACCGGCACCGAACCACTCGCCATTGCTGCCTGCCGGCAGCGCCACCTGCTCGGGCGGTAACACGGCTTCACGGCCGACCAGGCGCATTTCGCCCGCCGTGGCCTGGTAGCAACCCCAGTACACTTCATCCATGCGTGCATCGATGGCCGCTGCCACCTGCTGCACGCCATGCTCGCGCAATGCACCCTGGGCCAGTGCGGCCAGGTTGGACACCGGCAGCACCGGGCGTTCGAGGGCAAAGGCCAGGCCTTGCACCACACCGATGGCAATTCGCACGCCAGTGAACGCGCCCGGGCCACGGCCAAAGGCAATGGCATCCAGCGCATTCAGTGCCACGCCAGAGTCGGCCAGCAGTTGCTTGATCATCGGCAGCAGCTTCTGGGCATGCATGCGCGGGATCACCTCGTAGTGGCTGGTTACCTTGCCGTCATGCAGCAGCGCGACGGAACAGGCTTCGGTGGCGGTATCCAGGGCCAGCAGGGTGGTCATCGAACGGGTATCCAGGTGCGAATGAAAAAGAGCGGCAGTATAGAGCAGCAGCGGCGTTGTGTCCCGAGGGGGCCGCTGTGCGGCCTACAAACGACAACGGCCCGCAAGCGGGCCGTTGTCGAGGTGCGTCAGGCGCCGGTTCAGCTCAGGGCTGCCAGGACCTTGGCGGTGATGGCTTCAACCGAGCCGACACCTTCGATGTGGCTGTACTTCGGCTTGCCGCCATTGGCAGCCGACAGCTTCTGGTAGAAATCCACCAGCGGCTTGGTCTGGCTGTGGTAGACCGACAGGCGATGGCGAACGGTTTCTTCTTTGTCGTCGTCACGCTGGATCAGGTCTTCACCGGTCTCGTCGTCCTTGCCTTCCACTTTCGGCGGGTTGTACTGAATGTGGTAGGTACGGCCCGAGGCCAAGTGCACGCGACGGCCAGCCATGCGGCCAACGATTTCCTCGTCGTCCACGGCAATTTCGACCACGGCATCGATGTCGACACCGGCAGCGACCATGGCTTCGGCCTGCGGGATGGTGCGTGGGAAGCCGTCGAACAGGCAGCCGTTGGCGCAATCAGGCTGGGCAATGCGCTCCTTCACCAGGCTGATGATCAACTCGTCGGAGACCAGCTGGCCGGCATCCATGACTTTCTTCAGCTCCAGGCCCAGCGGGGTACCGGCCTTGACGGCGGCACGCAGCATGTCACCGGTGGAGATCTGTGGAATACCGAACTTTTCGGTGATGAACTTTGCCTGAGTACCTTTACCGGCCCCGGGAGCTCCCAGCAGAATTACGCGCATCTTGTGCTCCTCAAATTTTTTTATGAAATTCAATGGATTCGGCAACCAGGGCCAAGTCCGGAAAATCGGGTATGACCATAAATCGGTCAGAAGGCTGCTCAAGATACACAGCGCCCGGCAGCCAGACAAGCGTCCCAAAGTTGCAGGAATGCGCCACTTGCGGCTGACCGGGCAGGCGGTTGCGCCCGGCGCAACCACCCTTCCCGACATTGTGCCGGGCCTGTATGACACTCGCCAGGCATGACCCGGGCTTGCCCTTAGCCGGTGTTGCGCAGCCCGGCAGCAATACCCGCCACGGTCACCAGCAAGGCCTGCTCCAACGGGCTGTCCAGAGCGGCTTCGCGGCTGCGCGAGCGGGCCAGCAACTCTGCCTGCAGGCGGTGCAACGGGTCCAGATAGGTATTGCGCAGGCTAATGAATTCCAGTGTCTCGGGGCTGTGCGCCAGTAGCACCGGCTGCCTGGTCAGGCCCAGCACCACCTGGCACGACTGCGACAATAGGTCGCGCAGGTGCGCACCTAAAGGGAGCAAGTGCGGTTGCACCAGACGTTCGTCGTAGGCCTCGGCAATTTGCGCATCGGCCTTGGCCAGGACCATTTCCAGCATGTCGATGCGAGTGCGGAAGAACGGCCATTGCTCACGCATCTGCGCCAGCAACTCACCCTGCCCCCGGGCCAAGGCGTTCGTCAGCGCGGTTTCCCAGCCCAGCCAGGCCGGCAGCATCAGCCGGGTCTGGGTCCAGCCGAAG from Pseudomonas putida encodes the following:
- a CDS encoding adenylate kinase; amino-acid sequence: MRVILLGAPGAGKGTQAKFITEKFGIPQISTGDMLRAAVKAGTPLGLELKKVMDAGQLVSDELIISLVKERIAQPDCANGCLFDGFPRTIPQAEAMVAAGVDIDAVVEIAVDDEEIVGRMAGRRVHLASGRTYHIQYNPPKVEGKDDETGEDLIQRDDDKEETVRHRLSVYHSQTKPLVDFYQKLSAANGGKPKYSHIEGVGSVEAITAKVLAALS